In Paralcaligenes sp. KSB-10, the following are encoded in one genomic region:
- a CDS encoding L-threonylcarbamoyladenylate synthase, whose translation MTQFFVVHPENPQSRLLKQAGQLLADGGLVAVPTDSSYAVVARLDDKSAADALRRLRGLDERHHLTLLCRDLAEIGHFARVDNRQYRLLKMATPGPWTFILEATREVPRRVSHPSRKTIGIRVPDHKVARDLIEYAGSPLMSTTLIPQDEHEPLNDAQQIRERYGNQLAAIIDSGSCPFMPTTVIDLTGPSPEIIRKGQGDLAALGLD comes from the coding sequence ATGACTCAATTTTTTGTTGTCCACCCCGAAAACCCCCAGTCGCGCTTGTTGAAGCAGGCTGGGCAATTGCTGGCCGACGGAGGCCTGGTCGCGGTGCCCACCGATTCCAGCTATGCTGTCGTGGCTCGCCTCGACGATAAATCGGCGGCCGATGCTCTGCGGCGCCTGCGAGGCCTCGACGAGCGCCATCACCTTACCCTGTTGTGCCGCGACCTGGCCGAAATCGGCCATTTTGCGCGTGTCGACAACCGCCAGTATCGTTTGCTGAAAATGGCTACCCCAGGGCCCTGGACATTCATCCTCGAGGCAACGCGCGAGGTTCCCCGCCGAGTGTCGCACCCGTCGCGCAAAACCATAGGAATACGTGTTCCCGATCATAAAGTGGCACGCGACCTGATCGAATATGCCGGCTCGCCGCTGATGTCCACAACGCTGATCCCGCAAGACGAACACGAGCCGTTGAACGACGCCCAGCAGATACGCGAGCGTTATGGCAATCAACTGGCGGCCATTATCGATAGCGGCTCATGTCCGTTCATGCCCACGACGGTAATCGATCTCACGGGGCCCAGCCCCGAAATTATTCGGAAGGGGCAGGGGGATCTGGCAGCTTTGGGGCTGGATTAG
- a CDS encoding neutral zinc metallopeptidase, giving the protein MRLDNSRESENVEDRRGMLPAGRGKIGIGAIVLALVAIYFGVDPSVVLQNLEGSSVSQPSQNAGPAASDTETRFVAKVLADTEDTWGKMFQQKGWGTYKQPKLVLYTGATQTACGVGQAAMGPFYCPGDSQVYLDMSFFRQMAQQLHSPGDFAQAYVIAHEIGHHVQHLLGITDKIDQLRSRANSTQANQLSVRVELQADCFAGVWAFHSNADRQTLEAGDIEEALNAATAIGDDRLQKQAQGYVVPDSFTHGTSAQRVQWFTRGFKSGDTGQCNTFTGNSLS; this is encoded by the coding sequence ATGCGTCTAGATAACTCCAGAGAAAGCGAAAACGTTGAAGACCGGCGCGGCATGCTGCCGGCAGGTCGCGGCAAAATCGGCATAGGCGCCATCGTCCTGGCCCTCGTCGCCATCTACTTCGGCGTCGATCCCAGCGTCGTACTGCAAAATCTGGAAGGCTCATCCGTCAGCCAACCCAGCCAGAACGCGGGGCCTGCGGCCAGCGATACCGAAACACGCTTCGTCGCGAAGGTGCTGGCCGATACCGAAGACACCTGGGGCAAAATGTTCCAGCAAAAAGGCTGGGGTACCTATAAGCAGCCCAAACTGGTTCTTTACACGGGAGCCACGCAGACGGCCTGCGGCGTGGGCCAGGCGGCCATGGGCCCTTTCTACTGCCCGGGCGACAGCCAGGTTTATCTGGACATGAGCTTCTTCCGGCAAATGGCGCAACAGCTTCATTCACCCGGCGACTTTGCCCAAGCCTACGTGATTGCCCATGAAATAGGCCATCATGTACAGCATTTGCTGGGCATTACCGACAAAATCGATCAGTTGCGTAGCCGTGCCAACTCCACCCAGGCCAATCAATTATCGGTACGAGTCGAACTGCAGGCCGACTGCTTTGCCGGTGTATGGGCGTTTCACTCGAATGCGGACCGCCAGACACTCGAAGCCGGAGACATAGAAGAAGCCCTGAACGCCGCCACCGCCATTGGCGACGACCGCCTGCAAAAACAGGCGCAGGGCTATGTGGTGCCCGACTCCTTTACCCACGGCACCTCGGCACAGCGAGTGCAGTGGTTCACACGCGGCTTCAAAAGCGGCGATACGGGCCAGTGCAACACCTTCACCGGAAATTCGCTGTCTTAG